In Paeniglutamicibacter kerguelensis, one genomic interval encodes:
- a CDS encoding ATP-binding protein, translating to MSIEMTLPLSDAVNPGQHRLTQIQVINWGTFHGRHTLYVDRAGTLLTGHPGVGKSTLFDGIGHIFYAAPRLNESAHEASTRKDRRTTYSYMRGRRFKTEAGTLYQRPGASWSAIALVYEDGLGSNVCIGAIFDLPANGLEGQVGKHYVMGDRVLDTAALENHGARRFTPSSLQKSLPGFEAFDVHRAFAEKFRRRLGIDNDKAFSLLRTLQNGKGLDKGVNQFFRYEVLEIPTTMKAATGAIEDFSHLRGIHRQLEEARAQRDALANVPEQKLRHEELSKELTKLNSLVTTQLPAFGAQLATRALQSETEHLSSAVEKNAALIEETTARKAVLDTKVTSLNEQLEAGGGAGLAALEREAEAARKSLAEREAVLRTLRSDFEAAGLNFTFTASGLQAMRRQAAVSAENLSSIAKDARTMEYEAMANVMNLKDRISKLKLQIDSYAKRGSNIDDRSIAARRAIAAATKLGIEDLPFAGELIDLSPAHGQWRPAAEKALRSLATTILVRGEDLKSVTHAIDSLSGLGRIRWNDISRTPREVTPGPGDLVGKLDFKHSDAGTWLRAKISADYPLVCVESDAGLHIHDKAISMAGTIKTGAGSFERDTRSVAASDYLLGFTNAEKISELEAKLASLVQELARIEDVANDRSAAKEQLAAKLALLGTLASDERSFASLDASGALATLQDLEARMAEALSTSGDLSPVRRALDAARAELEECVGTLAVARAEAATLARNLEKASAALRAAKVRDSATEEWASDMLAASEQLAPLITRLEQRQPVGTAELEAALNGLALALSESGAELKRETYTLEAALKDTFKAFAREFGNSAAVSFGTGVEAADHYVALHQGIIEEGLPQHEEEFREYFSNRSYERFSDLLQLLEEERRQIAERISPLNQILADVPFEHGSKLALEVKTTVPDEARAFRQALKDALAGAYSSRGSATLSESYKALEYLVDSLDDPSRAAWRDTVLDVRQHVTISCNEHKPNGELETGLEPGTLSGGEGQRFTSFIMGAALAYQLGFATAGFTAYGTVMIDEAFIQANSEYAAAGINALQEFGFQLLLAAPEDKIDLSKHLGSVTDIIKHPGSNVSGFVESGRSPAVATSIILR from the coding sequence ATGAGCATCGAAATGACCCTGCCGCTCTCCGACGCAGTGAACCCCGGCCAGCACCGGCTGACCCAGATCCAGGTGATCAACTGGGGCACCTTCCACGGCCGCCACACCCTGTACGTCGACCGCGCCGGAACCCTGCTCACCGGCCACCCCGGCGTGGGCAAGTCGACGCTTTTCGACGGCATCGGGCACATCTTCTACGCGGCCCCGCGGCTGAACGAATCCGCGCACGAGGCCTCCACCCGCAAGGACCGGCGCACCACCTACTCCTACATGCGCGGCCGCCGCTTCAAGACCGAGGCCGGCACGCTCTACCAGCGCCCCGGCGCCAGCTGGAGCGCCATCGCCCTGGTCTATGAGGACGGGCTGGGATCAAACGTCTGCATCGGCGCGATCTTCGACCTGCCCGCCAACGGGCTCGAGGGCCAGGTCGGCAAGCACTACGTCATGGGCGACCGGGTGCTGGACACCGCGGCACTGGAGAACCACGGCGCCCGCCGCTTCACCCCGTCCTCGCTGCAGAAGTCACTTCCCGGCTTCGAGGCCTTCGACGTGCACCGCGCGTTCGCGGAGAAGTTCCGCCGCCGCCTGGGCATCGACAACGACAAGGCGTTCTCGCTGCTGCGCACGCTGCAGAACGGCAAGGGCCTGGACAAGGGCGTCAACCAGTTCTTCCGCTACGAGGTGCTGGAAATCCCGACGACCATGAAGGCCGCGACCGGGGCCATCGAGGACTTCTCCCACCTGCGCGGCATCCACCGCCAGCTGGAGGAGGCCCGCGCCCAGCGCGACGCCCTGGCCAACGTGCCCGAGCAGAAGCTGCGCCACGAGGAACTCAGCAAGGAACTGACAAAGCTCAACAGCCTTGTCACCACCCAGTTGCCGGCATTCGGTGCGCAGCTGGCAACCCGGGCGCTGCAGAGCGAAACCGAGCACCTGAGCTCGGCGGTGGAAAAGAACGCGGCGCTCATCGAGGAAACCACGGCCCGCAAGGCCGTGCTCGACACCAAGGTGACCTCGCTGAACGAACAGCTCGAGGCCGGAGGCGGCGCCGGGCTCGCCGCCCTTGAACGCGAGGCCGAGGCCGCCCGCAAGTCGCTGGCCGAGCGCGAGGCCGTGCTGCGCACGCTGCGCTCCGACTTCGAGGCCGCGGGCCTGAACTTCACCTTCACGGCCTCCGGCCTGCAGGCCATGCGCCGGCAGGCGGCCGTGAGCGCGGAGAACCTTTCCTCCATCGCCAAGGACGCGCGCACCATGGAGTACGAGGCCATGGCGAACGTGATGAACCTGAAGGACCGGATCTCCAAGCTCAAGCTGCAGATCGATTCCTACGCCAAGCGCGGCTCCAACATCGACGACCGTTCGATCGCCGCCCGCCGCGCCATCGCCGCCGCCACCAAGCTGGGCATCGAGGACCTGCCGTTTGCCGGCGAGCTGATCGACTTGTCCCCAGCCCACGGGCAGTGGCGCCCCGCCGCGGAAAAGGCGCTGCGGTCCCTGGCCACCACCATCCTGGTGCGCGGCGAGGACCTGAAGTCGGTCACCCACGCCATCGACTCGCTCAGCGGGCTGGGACGCATCCGCTGGAACGACATCTCCAGGACCCCGCGCGAGGTCACCCCCGGGCCCGGCGACCTGGTCGGCAAGCTCGACTTCAAGCACTCGGACGCGGGCACCTGGCTGCGCGCGAAGATCTCCGCCGACTACCCGCTGGTCTGCGTCGAATCGGACGCCGGGCTGCACATCCACGACAAGGCCATCTCCATGGCCGGCACCATCAAGACCGGCGCCGGCAGCTTCGAGCGCGACACCCGCTCGGTCGCCGCCTCGGACTACCTGCTGGGCTTCACTAACGCGGAGAAGATCTCCGAACTGGAGGCCAAGCTTGCCTCGCTGGTGCAGGAGCTGGCCCGCATCGAGGACGTCGCCAACGACCGCTCGGCCGCCAAGGAACAGCTTGCCGCCAAGCTTGCCCTGCTGGGCACGCTGGCCTCGGATGAACGCAGCTTTGCGTCGCTTGACGCCTCCGGCGCGCTGGCCACGCTGCAGGACCTCGAGGCCCGCATGGCCGAGGCCCTGTCCACCTCCGGGGACCTGTCCCCGGTGCGCCGTGCCCTCGACGCCGCACGCGCGGAACTCGAGGAATGCGTGGGCACGCTGGCCGTGGCACGCGCCGAGGCCGCCACATTGGCCCGCAACCTGGAGAAAGCCTCGGCGGCGCTGCGCGCGGCCAAGGTCCGGGATTCGGCCACCGAGGAATGGGCCAGCGACATGCTTGCCGCCAGCGAACAACTGGCCCCGCTGATCACCCGCCTGGAACAGCGCCAGCCGGTCGGCACCGCCGAACTGGAGGCGGCGCTGAACGGGCTCGCGCTCGCGCTGTCGGAATCCGGGGCCGAGCTCAAGCGCGAAACCTACACGCTTGAGGCTGCCCTGAAGGACACCTTCAAGGCCTTCGCCCGCGAGTTCGGCAATTCGGCGGCCGTCAGCTTCGGCACCGGCGTCGAGGCCGCGGACCACTACGTGGCGCTGCACCAGGGCATCATCGAGGAAGGGCTGCCGCAGCACGAGGAAGAGTTCCGCGAGTACTTCTCCAACCGCTCCTACGAACGCTTCTCCGACCTTCTGCAGCTGCTGGAGGAGGAACGCCGGCAGATCGCCGAGCGCATCTCCCCGCTGAACCAGATCCTTGCGGACGTGCCGTTCGAGCACGGCTCCAAGCTGGCGCTCGAGGTCAAGACCACGGTCCCCGACGAGGCCCGGGCCTTCCGCCAGGCGCTCAAGGACGCGCTGGCGGGGGCGTATTCCTCGCGCGGCTCGGCGACCCTGAGCGAAAGCTACAAGGCGCTCGAGTACCTGGTTGATTCGCTGGACGACCCGTCGCGGGCCGCCTGGCGCGACACCGTGTTGGACGTGCGCCAGCACGTGACCATCAGCTGCAACGAGCACAAGCCCAACGGCGAGCTGGAGACGGGCTTGGAACCGGGCACGCTCTCCGGCGGCGAGGGCCAGCGTTTCACCTCCTTCATCATGGGCGCGGCCCTGGCCTACCAGCTGGGCTTCGCGACCGCGGGCTTCACCGCCTACGGCACGGTGATGATCGACGAGGCGTTCATCCAGGCGAACTCCGAGTACGCCGCGGCGGGCATCAACGCGCTGCAGGAATTCGGTTTCCAGCTGCTGCTTGCTGCGCCGGAGGACAAGATCGACCTGTCCAAGCACCTGGGGTCGGTCACCGACATCATCAAGCACCCGGGCTCCAACGTCTCGGGCTTCGTGGAGTCGGGCCGCTCCCCCGCCGTGGCCACGTCGATCATCCTGCGCTAA
- a CDS encoding DUF4194 domain-containing protein: MSTQLPSGAAAERRLFEGDTGSFELPLRQLLVRLLRGPYLDGVAEPRLWQLVLDRRAEISAYVAEIFLVLEVDASRKIALLSPVALEAAHTTAIAPRRALKREETLLALRLRLLLERHAGSGTDAVVTREAAREILLEHRAPGDTDDKKLEETTDAALARLLSLKLILPTELADEYKVSGALALALPFATIEEIPDYIAAIERVGADDTEELELETEDA; this comes from the coding sequence ATGAGTACGCAACTGCCCTCCGGCGCCGCAGCCGAACGCCGCCTCTTCGAGGGCGACACGGGTTCCTTCGAACTGCCGCTGCGCCAGCTCCTGGTCCGCCTGCTGCGCGGCCCCTACCTTGACGGGGTCGCCGAACCCCGGCTCTGGCAGCTGGTGCTGGACCGCCGGGCGGAGATCTCCGCGTACGTCGCCGAGATCTTCCTGGTCCTCGAGGTCGATGCCTCGCGCAAGATCGCGCTGCTGAGCCCCGTCGCCCTTGAGGCCGCGCACACCACCGCCATCGCCCCGCGTCGCGCGCTCAAGCGCGAGGAAACGCTGCTGGCGCTGCGCCTGCGCCTGCTGCTCGAACGCCACGCCGGCTCCGGCACCGACGCGGTCGTCACCCGCGAGGCCGCCCGCGAAATCCTGCTCGAACACCGTGCCCCCGGGGACACTGATGACAAGAAGCTCGAGGAAACCACCGACGCGGCGCTGGCCCGCCTGCTGAGCCTGAAGCTGATCCTGCCCACCGAGCTGGCCGACGAATACAAGGTCTCCGGCGCCCTGGCACTGGCCCTGCCCTTCGCGACCATCGAGGAAATCCCCGACTACATCGCCGCGATCGAGCGCGTGGGCGCGGACGACACCGAAGAACTTGAACTGGAGACCGAAGACGCATGA
- a CDS encoding DUF3375 domain-containing protein codes for MRPTHPASPLWSQTQQFRSSAAWKLLSTAPWAVAFLRAEFTSAKPRIGLEVFQASLEAFLKVVRAEDPGFNDSMTAAQYADAWVKNQFLARPLVDGHFVYEPTAQTARVLKFLADFSGDRTNLNSSRLNTLLVSLESLAHETDPDPAARIRALEAEIAQRQEKITALRDGTSPAVLPKEGALAATRSVLDMASGLPADFKRMRDGVQEMLHALRGEIMESSTVKGVAIGAVLEGDKQLRSTPQGETFRGFTEFLNSPEAQVRFREAVNEVLERDFVDSLDAQERHTLANLLRELRRQASEVHQSYGRLSESLHAYVQSEEFKEAAVLREAVRAAELAVASSRALHSRTLVAPIKLYSPRFTSIAGLGIYDPDEHVAPPKLAAPPELSVADIRRTPSTPSPDVPALNRALSAARSASGGAVSLTEAYKTLEDRHKHLNTIRYLIEAARLGGEDPDETSFEEITFTQVDGTTRTALVPAISFTKDPA; via the coding sequence TGGAAGTTGCTCTCCACCGCCCCGTGGGCAGTTGCCTTCCTGCGTGCAGAATTCACCAGCGCTAAGCCCCGGATCGGGCTGGAGGTCTTCCAGGCCTCCCTCGAGGCGTTCCTCAAGGTGGTGCGCGCCGAGGACCCCGGTTTCAACGACTCCATGACGGCCGCGCAGTATGCTGATGCCTGGGTGAAAAACCAGTTTCTGGCCAGGCCCCTGGTCGACGGGCACTTTGTCTACGAACCCACCGCGCAGACGGCCCGCGTGCTCAAGTTCCTTGCGGACTTCTCAGGTGACCGCACCAACCTGAACTCCTCGCGGCTGAACACCCTGCTGGTTTCCCTCGAGTCCCTGGCCCATGAAACCGACCCCGACCCGGCCGCCCGTATCCGCGCTCTGGAAGCGGAAATCGCCCAACGTCAGGAAAAGATCACCGCGCTGCGCGACGGCACCTCCCCCGCAGTGCTGCCCAAGGAGGGCGCGCTTGCGGCAACCCGATCCGTGCTGGACATGGCTTCGGGCCTGCCCGCGGACTTCAAGCGCATGCGCGACGGCGTGCAGGAAATGCTCCACGCGCTGCGCGGGGAAATCATGGAATCCTCGACCGTCAAGGGCGTCGCCATCGGCGCGGTGCTCGAGGGCGACAAGCAGCTGCGCAGCACCCCGCAGGGCGAGACCTTCCGCGGCTTCACCGAGTTCCTGAACTCACCGGAGGCGCAGGTGCGCTTCCGCGAGGCTGTCAACGAGGTGCTCGAACGCGACTTCGTCGATTCCCTTGACGCGCAGGAACGCCACACGCTGGCGAACCTGCTGCGCGAGCTGCGCCGCCAAGCCTCCGAGGTCCACCAGTCCTACGGCAGGCTTTCGGAATCCCTGCACGCCTACGTGCAATCCGAGGAATTCAAGGAAGCCGCCGTGCTGCGCGAGGCCGTGCGTGCAGCCGAACTCGCCGTCGCGTCCTCGCGTGCCCTGCATTCGCGCACGCTGGTCGCCCCGATCAAGCTCTACAGCCCGCGCTTCACCTCGATCGCCGGGCTGGGCATCTACGACCCGGACGAACACGTGGCCCCGCCGAAGCTTGCCGCGCCTCCGGAACTCTCGGTCGCGGACATACGCCGCACCCCGAGCACCCCGAGCCCCGATGTCCCGGCCCTGAACAGGGCGCTGTCGGCCGCGCGATCGGCATCCGGCGGCGCGGTGTCGCTGACCGAGGCCTACAAGACGCTCGAGGACCGGCACAAGCACCTGAACACCATCCGCTACCTCATCGAGGCCGCCCGCCTCGGCGGCGAGGACCCGGATGAAACAAGCTTCGAAGAAATCACTTTCACCCAGGTCGACGGCACCACCCGCACCGCCCTGGTGCCAGCCATCAGCTTCACGAAGGATCCAGCATGA